The following proteins are encoded in a genomic region of Leucoraja erinacea ecotype New England chromosome 21, Leri_hhj_1, whole genome shotgun sequence:
- the LOC129707367 gene encoding glucagon family neuropeptides-like isoform X3, with protein MLDKVSLLFYSLIVHTMCSPVYPALRFEDRSNLRQLLSTSPEETGMVQDGGIYEDKESGVDSTGQRTDRHADAVFTNTYRKVLGQISARKLLDSIMAQKLGDDNFLAKRHSDDIFTDNYARYQRQMAIRNYLAAILGNQS; from the exons atgttggacaaAGTCTCCCTCCTGTTCTACTCCCTTATTGTACACACGATGTGTTCGCCGGTGTATCCAGCTTTAAG ATTTGAAGACAGGTCGAACCTGCGGCAACTGCTCAGTACCTCACCAGAGGAGACCGGCATGGTGCAGGATGGAGGGATCTACGAGGACAAAGAGTCCGGTGTGGATTCCACTGGGCAACG GACTGATAGGCACGCAGATGCAGTATTCACCAACACCTATAGGAAGGTGCTGGGCCAGATTTCTGCAAGGAAGTTGCTGGATTCTATCATGGCCCAAAAATTGGG ggATGATAATTTCTTAGCCAAGAGACATTCTGATGACATCTTTACAGATAACTATGCTCGATACCAGAGACAGATGGCAATTAGAAACTACTTGGCTGCAATTCTGGGTAATCAAAG TTAA
- the LOC129707367 gene encoding glucagon family neuropeptides-like isoform X2 codes for MLDKVSLLFYSLIVHTMCSPVYPALRFEDRSNLRQLLSTSPEETGMVQDGGIYEDKESGVDSTGQRTDRHADAVFTNTYRKVLGQISARKLLDSIMAQKLGDDNFLAKRHSDDIFTDNYARYQRQMAIRNYLAAILGNQRLENINMQQLPEIISAPLEADYGTIPTYVN; via the exons atgttggacaaAGTCTCCCTCCTGTTCTACTCCCTTATTGTACACACGATGTGTTCGCCGGTGTATCCAGCTTTAAG ATTTGAAGACAGGTCGAACCTGCGGCAACTGCTCAGTACCTCACCAGAGGAGACCGGCATGGTGCAGGATGGAGGGATCTACGAGGACAAAGAGTCCGGTGTGGATTCCACTGGGCAACG GACTGATAGGCACGCAGATGCAGTATTCACCAACACCTATAGGAAGGTGCTGGGCCAGATTTCTGCAAGGAAGTTGCTGGATTCTATCATGGCCCAAAAATTGGG ggATGATAATTTCTTAGCCAAGAGACATTCTGATGACATCTTTACAGATAACTATGCTCGATACCAGAGACAGATGGCAATTAGAAACTACTTGGCTGCAATTCTGGGTAATCAAAG ACTTGAAAATATAAATATGCAGCAGCTCCCTGAGATAATTTCTGCCCCTCTGGAAGCAGATTATGGCACCATCCCCACTTACG TTAATTGA
- the LOC129707367 gene encoding glucagon family neuropeptides-like isoform X1 encodes MLDKVSLLFYSLIVHTMCSPVYPALRFEDRSNLRQLLSTSPEETGMVQDGGIYEDKESGVDSTGQRTDRHADAVFTNTYRKVLGQISARKLLDSIMAQKLGDDNFLAKRHSDDIFTDNYARYQRQMAIRNYLAAILGNQSRLENINMQQLPEIISAPLEADYGTIPTYVN; translated from the exons atgttggacaaAGTCTCCCTCCTGTTCTACTCCCTTATTGTACACACGATGTGTTCGCCGGTGTATCCAGCTTTAAG ATTTGAAGACAGGTCGAACCTGCGGCAACTGCTCAGTACCTCACCAGAGGAGACCGGCATGGTGCAGGATGGAGGGATCTACGAGGACAAAGAGTCCGGTGTGGATTCCACTGGGCAACG GACTGATAGGCACGCAGATGCAGTATTCACCAACACCTATAGGAAGGTGCTGGGCCAGATTTCTGCAAGGAAGTTGCTGGATTCTATCATGGCCCAAAAATTGGG ggATGATAATTTCTTAGCCAAGAGACATTCTGATGACATCTTTACAGATAACTATGCTCGATACCAGAGACAGATGGCAATTAGAAACTACTTGGCTGCAATTCTGGGTAATCAAAG CAGACTTGAAAATATAAATATGCAGCAGCTCCCTGAGATAATTTCTGCCCCTCTGGAAGCAGATTATGGCACCATCCCCACTTACG TTAATTGA